In one window of Burkholderia cepacia ATCC 25416 DNA:
- a CDS encoding plasmid fertility inhibition factor family protein produces the protein MLTRLRIGLDRARDLREAGRPSPVHPRPQASELVDLSAQRAMWRVAVPGQADCYMAATPAETERYVVHLDAQTFYGLWLGTSPRFPQPNSQDCVPRRVMPLDSKYASAAAAFRAGRLEPVALPPVGYWIEGGGYEVAMSNGMTRTFWLLANRVRSFPVSVDNATWATMLNNMAGVGVAPIAYRELFSRRA, from the coding sequence ATGCTGACACGTCTTCGTATCGGACTCGATCGCGCGCGCGACCTGCGCGAAGCGGGACGACCGTCTCCCGTCCACCCACGGCCGCAGGCGAGCGAACTGGTCGACCTCAGCGCGCAGCGCGCGATGTGGCGTGTCGCCGTTCCGGGCCAGGCCGACTGCTACATGGCGGCGACGCCCGCCGAAACGGAGCGCTACGTCGTGCATCTCGACGCGCAGACGTTCTACGGCCTGTGGCTCGGCACGAGCCCGAGATTCCCGCAGCCGAACTCGCAGGACTGCGTGCCGCGCCGCGTCATGCCGCTCGACAGCAAGTACGCGTCGGCCGCCGCCGCGTTCCGGGCCGGCCGCCTCGAACCGGTGGCACTGCCGCCGGTCGGCTACTGGATCGAGGGAGGCGGGTACGAAGTCGCGATGAGCAATGGCATGACGCGCACCTTCTGGCTGCTCGCCAACCGCGTGCGGTCGTTTCCGGTCAGCGTCGACAACGCGACCTGGGCCACGATGCTGAACAACATGGCCGGTGTCGGCGTCGCGCCGATCGCGTACCGCGAACTGTTTTCCCGGCGCGCGTAG
- a CDS encoding H-NS family nucleoid-associated regulatory protein: MTQALQELEAQLRDLNIKLSDAKQKEKQAALAAFKEQVELLGISQQEVLSALGYIVQRKRKAPAKYYDPTTGRSWSGRGPRPKWLEGKDLDTLAVDREAKTWWPGDDQG; this comes from the coding sequence ATGACCCAGGCCCTGCAGGAACTCGAAGCACAACTTCGGGACCTGAATATCAAGCTGTCGGATGCGAAGCAGAAGGAGAAGCAGGCCGCGCTCGCGGCATTCAAGGAACAGGTCGAGCTTTTGGGAATTTCGCAGCAGGAAGTGCTGAGCGCGCTCGGTTATATCGTCCAGCGAAAACGCAAGGCGCCTGCCAAGTACTACGATCCGACGACCGGCCGCTCATGGTCGGGCCGCGGCCCGCGGCCGAAATGGCTCGAAGGCAAGGATCTCGACACGCTCGCCGTCGACCGCGAGGCCAAGACCTGGTGGCCCGGCGACGACCAGGGCTGA
- a CDS encoding reverse transcriptase family protein, whose amino-acid sequence MSSSLRDTTRTIAEAMLAGAPERAGVLSRMAAVLGGAPPWTHEVADAALVRFGARWADVDIDALAAHLADAPPFVLAWYGSDRPAAIRVVRRPLVQLPLPAPLAGCDVPQWATPGDLADWLGVRVPELDWLSDRWRVDARSGATPLHHYTYVAHDKRSGGCRLVEIPKGRLREAQRRILHGLLDRIAPHGAVHGFRKGHGIVSFAAPHADRDVVVRFDLADFFVSIRAARIHALFVTLGYPAEVARTLTGLCTNRVPSARLLAPDLRDRFDWIGRQRYRERHLPQGAPTSPALANLSAFRFDMRLAALARSLDATYTRYADDLAFSGGGALARDVERLQVRVAAIALEEGFALHLRKTRVMRRGMRQQLAGVVVNRHPNLARDEFDLLKAILTNCIRSGPAAQNRDARPDFRAHLAGRVAHAAALNAARGAKLRALFDRIAWDACDVGL is encoded by the coding sequence ATGTCTTCATCCCTGCGCGATACCACCCGCACGATTGCCGAGGCGATGCTGGCCGGTGCGCCCGAACGTGCCGGCGTCCTGTCCCGGATGGCGGCGGTACTCGGCGGCGCGCCGCCGTGGACTCACGAAGTCGCGGACGCCGCGCTCGTGCGCTTCGGCGCGCGCTGGGCCGATGTCGACATCGATGCGCTTGCGGCGCACCTCGCCGATGCGCCGCCTTTCGTGCTCGCGTGGTACGGCAGCGATCGGCCCGCCGCGATCCGCGTCGTGCGGCGGCCGCTCGTCCAGCTGCCGTTGCCGGCGCCGCTGGCCGGCTGCGACGTGCCGCAATGGGCGACGCCCGGCGATCTCGCCGACTGGCTCGGCGTGCGCGTGCCGGAACTCGACTGGCTGTCCGACCGTTGGCGCGTCGACGCGCGCAGCGGCGCCACGCCGTTGCATCACTACACGTACGTGGCGCACGACAAGCGCAGCGGCGGGTGCCGACTGGTCGAGATCCCGAAGGGCCGGCTGCGCGAAGCGCAGCGCCGCATCCTGCACGGGCTGCTCGACCGCATCGCGCCGCACGGAGCGGTGCACGGTTTTCGCAAGGGGCACGGGATCGTGTCGTTCGCGGCGCCGCATGCCGATCGCGATGTCGTCGTCCGTTTCGACCTCGCGGATTTCTTCGTATCGATACGCGCCGCGCGCATTCACGCGCTGTTCGTCACGCTCGGATACCCGGCCGAAGTCGCGCGCACGCTTACCGGGCTGTGCACCAACCGCGTGCCGTCCGCGCGGCTGCTCGCACCGGACCTGCGCGACCGGTTCGACTGGATCGGCCGCCAGCGCTATCGAGAACGGCATCTGCCGCAGGGGGCGCCGACGTCGCCGGCGCTGGCGAACCTGAGCGCCTTCCGGTTCGACATGCGGCTCGCCGCGCTCGCGCGTTCGCTCGATGCAACCTACACGCGTTACGCCGACGATCTCGCATTTTCCGGCGGCGGCGCGCTGGCGCGCGACGTCGAGCGGTTGCAGGTGCGCGTTGCCGCGATCGCGCTCGAGGAGGGCTTTGCGCTGCACCTGCGCAAGACGCGCGTGATGCGGCGCGGCATGCGCCAGCAACTCGCCGGCGTGGTCGTCAATCGTCATCCGAACCTGGCGCGCGATGAGTTCGATCTCCTGAAGGCCATCCTGACCAACTGCATCCGGAGCGGGCCGGCGGCGCAGAATCGCGATGCGCGTCCGGACTTCCGCGCGCATCTCGCCGGGCGCGTCGCGCATGCGGCCGCGCTGAACGCGGCGCGCGGCGCGAAGCTGCGCGCGCTGTTCGACAGGATCGCGTGGGACGCCTGCGACGTCGGTCTGTAA
- a CDS encoding VOC family protein, whose product MIDHVYISVTDIEKSLAFYAEALKPLGWSIFGNYDSASGPESVPDLYGIGDDVYGKGAGVGSSIWLRKRHPGETGLYVGIVCDTNELVDAAYAAAIKAGGIDEGKPADRTYFAPGYYAANVADFDGNRLEFVHKAWNPKRHA is encoded by the coding sequence ATGATCGACCACGTTTACATCTCAGTCACCGACATCGAAAAATCACTGGCCTTCTACGCTGAAGCCTTGAAGCCGCTCGGCTGGAGCATTTTCGGCAACTACGACTCCGCCTCGGGCCCGGAAAGCGTCCCCGATCTTTACGGCATCGGCGACGACGTGTACGGCAAGGGAGCGGGAGTCGGATCGAGCATCTGGCTGCGCAAACGCCATCCCGGCGAGACCGGGCTTTACGTCGGGATCGTCTGCGATACCAATGAACTGGTCGACGCGGCCTACGCCGCCGCGATCAAGGCCGGCGGGATTGACGAGGGGAAACCGGCGGATCGTACCTACTTCGCCCCCGGCTACTACGCCGCCAACGTAGCCGACTTCGACGGCAACCGCCTCGAATTCGTACACAAGGCGTGGAACCCGAAGCGACACGCATAG
- a CDS encoding DNA-binding protein gives MSAAIARNPTPSPETTMQQKNRTIGVMGSGKEPWLAFSEPLGAWLARAGFNLLTGGGQGVMLAVARAFAGVPGRAGRSIGILPTQADPLAGFVPLDGYPHPFVDIPILTPLPRREPDAEPHTINRNYVNVLSSDLIVALPGGHGTAEEIALARRWRKPLVCFGPEGAFRVLAAGATCTSSLDDVIRFVEDAFSAEQVSR, from the coding sequence ATGAGCGCGGCGATCGCGCGCAATCCAACCCCTTCTCCGGAAACCACGATGCAGCAGAAGAACAGGACGATCGGCGTGATGGGCTCGGGCAAGGAGCCGTGGCTCGCGTTTTCGGAGCCGCTCGGCGCATGGCTCGCGCGGGCCGGTTTCAACCTGCTGACGGGCGGCGGGCAGGGCGTGATGCTGGCGGTCGCGCGGGCGTTCGCCGGCGTGCCCGGGCGCGCCGGGCGATCGATCGGCATCCTGCCGACGCAGGCCGATCCGCTCGCGGGCTTCGTGCCGCTCGACGGCTATCCGCATCCGTTCGTCGACATCCCGATCCTCACGCCGCTGCCGCGCCGCGAGCCGGACGCCGAGCCGCACACGATCAACCGCAACTACGTGAACGTGCTGAGCAGCGACCTGATCGTCGCGCTGCCGGGCGGGCACGGCACGGCCGAGGAGATCGCGCTCGCGCGGCGCTGGCGCAAGCCGCTCGTCTGCTTCGGGCCGGAGGGGGCGTTTCGCGTGCTCGCGGCGGGCGCCACGTGCACGTCGTCGCTCGACGACGTGATCCGGTTCGTGGAAGACGCGTTTTCGGCGGAGCAGGTGTCGCGATAG
- a CDS encoding bifunctional helix-turn-helix transcriptional regulator/GNAT family N-acetyltransferase: protein MDLIDAPAKPREATILELRDFSRKLVRELGFMRATLADSDWAPSAVHAILEIGMAPGINARDLGNILRLDKSNTSRQLARLEAAGIVERRVSSDDARATELYLTADGKKLQKRIDAFATDQVSNALRRMVPADQQALLRSLALYADALAQDNAARASAATPDAPSIREGYQPGCIGDIASLHARFYSEHWGFGAFFEKRVATELAEFAGALPADGKALWLCQEDGRTLASLAIDGDPATGVAHLRWFIVNDALRGSGIGRRLMTEAMRFVDAQRFRETYLWTFKGLDSARHLYESFGFTLTSESAGTQWGTEVVEQRFSRPGPSGG, encoded by the coding sequence ATGGACCTCATCGACGCTCCCGCCAAGCCTCGCGAAGCAACCATCCTCGAGCTTCGCGACTTCTCCCGCAAACTGGTTCGCGAGCTCGGTTTCATGCGCGCGACGCTGGCCGACAGCGACTGGGCGCCTTCGGCGGTTCACGCGATCCTCGAGATCGGGATGGCGCCCGGCATCAACGCCCGCGATCTGGGCAACATCCTGCGGCTGGACAAATCGAACACGAGCCGGCAACTCGCGCGGCTCGAGGCGGCCGGCATCGTCGAACGGCGCGTGTCGAGCGACGATGCGCGCGCGACCGAGCTGTACCTGACCGCCGACGGCAAGAAGCTCCAGAAAAGAATCGACGCGTTCGCGACGGATCAGGTGTCGAATGCGTTGCGCCGCATGGTGCCGGCGGATCAACAGGCGCTGCTGCGCTCGCTCGCGCTGTATGCCGATGCGCTCGCGCAGGACAACGCCGCCAGGGCAAGCGCCGCGACACCCGATGCGCCATCGATCCGCGAAGGCTACCAGCCGGGCTGCATCGGCGATATCGCGAGCCTTCACGCGCGCTTCTATTCGGAACACTGGGGATTCGGCGCCTTTTTCGAAAAGCGGGTGGCGACCGAGCTGGCCGAGTTCGCCGGTGCGCTGCCGGCCGACGGCAAGGCGCTCTGGCTGTGCCAGGAAGACGGACGGACGCTCGCGTCGCTCGCGATCGACGGCGACCCGGCAACGGGCGTCGCGCACCTGCGATGGTTCATCGTGAACGATGCGTTGCGCGGCTCCGGCATCGGGCGCCGCCTGATGACGGAAGCGATGCGCTTCGTCGACGCGCAGCGGTTTCGCGAAACCTACCTGTGGACGTTCAAGGGCCTCGATTCGGCACGCCACCTGTACGAGTCGTTCGGCTTCACGCTGACGAGCGAATCCGCGGGCACGCAATGGGGCACGGAGGTGGTCGAGCAGCGCTTCAGCCGGCCCGGGCCATCCGGCGGCTGA
- a CDS encoding polyamine ABC transporter substrate-binding protein, with translation MRIRTLARSIATAASLSAAASAGTTAHAAGELNIYNWSDYIAPDTVPNFQKQTGLHVRYDNYDSDDTLQAKLMSGNSGYDIVVPTSNYMAKQIQASVYQPLDKSKLPNLSNLDPLLMKMVADADPGNQYGVPWAYGTDGIGYNVQAVKKALGDKAPVDSWALVFDPANMAKLKSCGVSFLDQAVDVFAATLQYMGKDPNSTNPADYRAAYEVLKKVRPYITQFNSSGYINDLANNDLCVSFGYSGDVGIAHRRAAEAKRPYEIRFANPKEGGLLWFDMMVIPKDAPNRDAALKWINYLQDPKVNAGITNAVFYPTANKAARQYVKPAIARDPSVYPADEVLSRMTLLKPMPPEIRRLQNRLWAQLKTGR, from the coding sequence ATGCGAATCCGCACGCTTGCCCGCAGCATTGCAACCGCCGCCTCCCTGTCGGCCGCCGCGTCCGCCGGCACGACCGCCCACGCGGCCGGTGAACTGAACATCTACAACTGGTCCGACTACATCGCCCCGGACACGGTCCCGAACTTCCAGAAGCAGACGGGCCTCCACGTCCGCTACGACAACTACGACAGCGACGACACGCTGCAGGCGAAACTGATGTCGGGGAATTCCGGCTACGACATCGTCGTGCCGACGTCGAACTACATGGCCAAGCAGATTCAGGCGAGCGTCTACCAGCCGCTCGACAAGTCGAAGCTGCCGAACCTGTCGAACCTCGATCCGCTGCTGATGAAGATGGTCGCCGACGCCGATCCGGGCAACCAGTACGGCGTGCCATGGGCCTACGGCACCGACGGCATCGGCTACAACGTGCAGGCGGTGAAGAAGGCGCTCGGCGACAAGGCGCCGGTCGACAGCTGGGCGCTGGTGTTCGATCCGGCCAATATGGCGAAGCTCAAGAGCTGCGGCGTATCGTTCCTCGACCAGGCGGTCGACGTGTTCGCGGCCACGCTGCAATACATGGGCAAGGACCCGAACAGCACGAACCCGGCCGACTACCGCGCGGCGTACGAGGTGCTGAAGAAGGTACGCCCGTACATCACGCAGTTCAACTCGTCGGGCTACATCAACGATCTCGCGAACAACGACCTGTGCGTGTCGTTCGGCTATTCGGGCGACGTCGGCATTGCGCACCGCCGCGCCGCCGAAGCGAAGCGCCCGTACGAGATCCGCTTCGCGAACCCGAAGGAAGGCGGGCTGCTGTGGTTCGACATGATGGTGATCCCGAAGGATGCGCCGAACCGCGACGCCGCGCTGAAGTGGATCAACTACCTGCAGGATCCGAAGGTCAACGCCGGCATCACCAACGCGGTGTTCTATCCGACCGCGAACAAGGCCGCGCGCCAGTATGTGAAGCCCGCGATCGCACGCGACCCGTCGGTGTATCCGGCCGACGAGGTGCTGAGCAGGATGACGCTGCTCAAGCCGATGCCGCCCGAGATTCGCCGGCTGCAGAACCGGCTGTGGGCGCAGTTGAAGACGGGGCGATGA
- a CDS encoding MFS transporter has translation MAANMKSPTLGGPSAPRVEQVGAYAWKALAGSAIGYAMDGFDLLILGFMLPAITAALHLTPGQGGALVTWTLIGAVAGGILFGALSDRYGRVRVLTWTILLFAVFTGLCAFAQGFRDLLVYRTIAGIGLGGEFGIGMALAAEAWPASKRARVSCYVALGWQAGVLLAALLTPFLLLHIGWRGMFLVGVLPALLAWAMRNKLHEPEAFVQRAAQPKANAFRLLVADGRTARTSLGIVILCSVQNFGYYGIMIWLPTFLSKQMGFSLTKSGVWTAVTVVGMMIGVWVFGQLADRIGRKPTFLLYQLGAVATVIAYARLSDPTAMLWAGALMGMFVNGMVGGYGTLMSEGYPTAARATAQNVLWNIGRAVGGFGPVAVGALAAHYSFQTAIAMLAGLYVLDMVATLFLIPELKGVELE, from the coding sequence ATGGCAGCAAACATGAAATCTCCGACGCTCGGCGGCCCGTCGGCCCCGCGCGTCGAGCAGGTCGGCGCATACGCGTGGAAAGCGCTGGCCGGATCGGCGATCGGCTATGCGATGGACGGCTTCGACCTGCTGATCCTCGGCTTCATGCTGCCGGCGATCACGGCGGCGCTGCACCTGACACCCGGGCAGGGCGGCGCGCTCGTCACCTGGACGCTGATCGGCGCCGTCGCGGGCGGCATCCTGTTCGGTGCGCTGAGCGACCGCTACGGGCGCGTGCGCGTGCTGACCTGGACGATCCTGCTGTTCGCGGTCTTCACCGGGCTGTGTGCGTTCGCACAGGGCTTCCGGGATCTGCTCGTCTACCGCACCATCGCGGGCATCGGGCTGGGCGGTGAGTTCGGGATCGGCATGGCGCTCGCGGCGGAAGCGTGGCCGGCCAGCAAACGCGCGCGCGTATCGTGCTACGTCGCGCTCGGCTGGCAGGCCGGCGTGCTGCTGGCCGCCCTGCTGACGCCGTTCCTGCTGCTGCACATCGGCTGGCGCGGGATGTTCCTGGTCGGCGTGCTGCCCGCACTGCTCGCGTGGGCGATGCGCAACAAGCTGCACGAGCCGGAGGCGTTCGTGCAGCGCGCGGCGCAGCCGAAGGCCAACGCGTTCCGCCTGCTCGTCGCGGACGGCCGCACCGCGCGCACGAGCCTCGGCATCGTGATCCTGTGTTCGGTCCAGAACTTCGGCTACTACGGGATCATGATCTGGCTGCCGACCTTCCTGTCGAAACAGATGGGTTTCTCGCTGACGAAGTCGGGGGTGTGGACGGCGGTGACGGTCGTCGGGATGATGATCGGCGTCTGGGTGTTCGGGCAGCTGGCCGACCGCATCGGGCGCAAGCCGACGTTCCTGCTGTACCAGCTCGGCGCGGTGGCGACGGTCATCGCGTATGCGCGGCTGTCGGACCCGACGGCGATGCTGTGGGCCGGCGCGCTGATGGGCATGTTCGTCAACGGGATGGTCGGTGGCTACGGGACGCTGATGTCGGAGGGTTATCCGACGGCCGCACGCGCAACCGCGCAGAACGTGCTGTGGAACATCGGCCGCGCGGTGGGCGGCTTCGGCCCGGTCGCGGTCGGCGCGCTTGCCGCGCACTATTCGTTCCAGACGGCCATCGCCATGCTCGCCGGCCTCTACGTGCTCGACATGGTCGCGACGCTGTTTCTGATTCCCGAGCTCAAGGGCGTCGAGCTCGAATGA
- a CDS encoding MFS transporter, which translates to MTRNTHGATPAPHNPWREICAASIGNALEFYDLLIYGYFAIVIGQLFFPTHDAATSLLLSVGTFGISFVTRPLGSIVLGSYADRAGRKASLTMSIGLMMLGTAMIAFAPTYAQIGIASPLLIIVARMLQGFSTGGEFGAATAFMVEQADAKRRGFFASWQMSTQGLATVLAAGVSALLSLLLTTDQLHTWGWRVAFSVGLLIGPVGLYIRRNIDEPADFRRLGEQGRAKSPLRDVFVRDRANMLLGAGVVATATAFNYVHKLYMPTYAVKQLHIPATSSYLGAVVTGAMLMVAAPVVGHLSDRFGRIRVMLIALILVGATTWPLFVMLNRYPTVETLLAVQALVGLLIAVSLAPLPALLADIFPTSTRGTGLALSYNFSVTLFGGFAPLIVTWLIDATHNKLAPSFYVMATAVLGITSVISLGRRMRGAAAAAAPSTRATGA; encoded by the coding sequence ATGACCCGCAATACACACGGCGCGACGCCGGCCCCGCACAACCCGTGGCGCGAGATCTGCGCCGCGAGCATCGGCAACGCGCTGGAGTTCTACGATCTGCTGATCTACGGTTACTTCGCGATCGTCATCGGCCAGCTGTTTTTCCCCACGCACGACGCGGCGACTTCGCTGCTGCTGTCGGTCGGCACGTTCGGCATTTCGTTCGTCACGCGTCCGCTCGGCTCGATCGTGCTCGGCAGCTACGCCGACCGCGCGGGCCGCAAGGCATCGCTGACGATGTCGATCGGGCTGATGATGCTCGGCACCGCGATGATCGCGTTCGCGCCGACGTATGCGCAGATCGGCATCGCGTCGCCGTTGCTGATCATCGTCGCGCGGATGCTGCAGGGTTTCTCGACGGGCGGCGAATTCGGCGCGGCAACCGCGTTCATGGTCGAGCAGGCCGATGCGAAGCGGCGCGGCTTCTTCGCGAGCTGGCAGATGTCGACGCAGGGGCTCGCGACGGTGCTCGCGGCCGGCGTATCGGCGCTGCTGAGCCTGCTGCTGACGACCGACCAGCTGCACACGTGGGGCTGGCGCGTCGCGTTTTCGGTCGGGTTGCTGATCGGCCCGGTCGGGCTCTACATTCGCCGCAACATCGACGAACCGGCCGATTTCCGCCGGCTGGGTGAGCAAGGGCGCGCGAAGTCGCCGCTGCGCGACGTGTTCGTGCGCGATCGCGCGAACATGCTGCTCGGCGCGGGGGTGGTCGCGACGGCCACGGCCTTCAACTACGTGCACAAGCTGTACATGCCGACGTACGCGGTCAAGCAGCTGCATATCCCGGCCACGTCGTCGTATCTCGGCGCGGTCGTCACGGGCGCGATGCTGATGGTCGCCGCGCCGGTCGTCGGGCATCTGTCGGACCGTTTCGGCCGCATCCGCGTGATGCTGATCGCGCTGATCCTGGTCGGCGCGACGACGTGGCCGCTGTTCGTCATGCTGAACCGCTATCCGACGGTCGAGACGCTGCTCGCGGTCCAGGCGCTGGTCGGCCTGTTGATCGCGGTGAGCCTCGCGCCGCTGCCGGCGCTGCTCGCCGACATCTTCCCGACGAGCACGCGCGGCACGGGCCTCGCGCTGTCGTACAACTTCTCGGTGACGCTGTTCGGCGGCTTCGCGCCGCTGATCGTGACCTGGCTGATCGACGCGACGCACAACAAGCTCGCGCCGAGTTTCTACGTGATGGCGACGGCCGTGCTCGGGATCACGTCGGTGATTTCGCTCGGCCGCCGGATGCGCGGCGCGGCGGCCGCCGCCGCGCCATCGACACGCGCGACCGGGGCGTGA
- a CDS encoding succinylglutamate desuccinylase/aspartoacylase domain-containing protein: MTTLEAIRAALPAYPIEVAFPDISRWRAGNTGIDYLHTFDSGRPGKHVMILALTHGNEVSGAIAVDTLLAAGLQPIAGRLSLGFGNVGAYEHFSAENADATRYLDEDMNRVWTPAALDGTRDSRELARARAMRPLLDTVDLLLDIHSMHEASAPLMMTGPLEKAIALAAAIGTPEHVIIDRGHANGTRLRDYGGFGDAASAKNALLIETGQHFAASARDVALDSAARFLLHAGVVARDDVAAFLTQAVPVRQKFVEITEPVVARSMDFRFSQPFTGLEVIGKAGTEIARDGDHVIVTPYDNCVIVQPSMRHLGVNVTMMRLGRLLDR, encoded by the coding sequence ATGACCACGCTTGAAGCCATCCGCGCCGCCTTGCCGGCCTATCCGATCGAAGTGGCCTTCCCCGACATCTCGCGCTGGCGCGCGGGCAATACGGGCATCGACTATCTGCATACGTTCGACAGCGGCCGGCCCGGCAAGCACGTGATGATCCTCGCGCTGACGCACGGCAACGAAGTCAGCGGCGCGATCGCGGTGGATACGTTGCTGGCCGCGGGCCTGCAGCCGATTGCGGGCCGGCTGTCGCTCGGCTTCGGCAACGTGGGCGCCTACGAGCACTTCAGTGCGGAGAACGCCGATGCGACGCGCTACCTCGACGAGGACATGAATCGCGTGTGGACGCCGGCCGCGCTCGACGGCACGCGCGACAGCCGCGAGCTCGCGCGTGCGCGCGCGATGCGTCCGCTGCTCGATACGGTCGACCTGCTGCTCGACATTCATTCGATGCACGAGGCATCCGCGCCGCTGATGATGACCGGCCCGCTCGAGAAGGCGATCGCGCTGGCGGCCGCAATCGGCACGCCGGAGCACGTGATCATCGATCGCGGCCATGCGAACGGCACGCGGCTGCGCGACTACGGCGGCTTCGGCGACGCGGCGAGCGCGAAGAATGCGCTGCTGATCGAGACGGGCCAGCACTTCGCCGCGAGCGCGCGTGACGTCGCGCTCGACAGCGCGGCGCGCTTCCTGCTGCATGCGGGCGTGGTTGCGCGCGACGACGTCGCGGCCTTCCTCACGCAGGCCGTGCCGGTGCGGCAGAAGTTCGTCGAGATCACGGAGCCGGTCGTCGCGCGTTCGATGGATTTCCGGTTCTCGCAACCGTTCACGGGGCTCGAGGTGATCGGGAAGGCCGGCACCGAAATTGCCCGCGACGGCGACCATGTGATCGTCACGCCGTACGACAACTGCGTGATCGTGCAACCGTCGATGCGGCATCTCGGCGTGAACGTCACGATGATGCGGCTGGGGCGCTTGCTGGATCGGTGA